In the Streptomyces sp. NBC_00525 genome, one interval contains:
- a CDS encoding NAD(P)-dependent oxidoreductase has protein sequence MRIAVLGAAGMAGSRVVAEAVSRGHTPLAVYRSTRPEALPPGVTPVAGDANDTAAMAALFAGADAVVAATRPPAGREHTIAATTTALLDAAAAAGTRVLVIGGSGPLEVPGHPGRLVRDDPAYVPARWRTVADASTAQLAACRAHSADWIYLSPPAVLEPGSRTGSYRRGTTTLLTAPDGTSRISAEDLAAAVLDELEVPYGERHFTVAY, from the coding sequence ATGAGGATCGCCGTTCTCGGAGCCGCAGGCATGGCCGGCTCCCGCGTCGTCGCCGAAGCCGTGAGCCGGGGCCACACGCCCCTCGCGGTCTACCGCAGCACCCGGCCCGAGGCCCTGCCGCCCGGCGTCACCCCGGTGGCGGGTGACGCGAACGACACCGCCGCGATGGCCGCCCTGTTCGCGGGCGCCGACGCGGTGGTGGCCGCCACCCGGCCGCCGGCGGGCCGGGAGCACACGATCGCCGCGACCACGACGGCGCTGCTCGACGCGGCGGCAGCGGCCGGGACGCGCGTCCTGGTGATCGGCGGGTCGGGCCCGCTGGAGGTCCCCGGACACCCCGGCCGGCTCGTGCGGGACGACCCGGCCTACGTACCGGCGCGGTGGCGCACGGTCGCCGACGCCAGCACCGCCCAACTCGCCGCCTGCCGGGCCCACTCGGCCGACTGGATCTACCTCAGCCCGCCCGCCGTCCTGGAGCCGGGCTCCCGCACGGGCAGCTACCGCCGGGGCACCACCACGCTCCTGACCGCGCCGGACGGCACCTCCCGCATCTCGGCGGAGGACCTGGCGGCCGCGGTCCTGGACGAGCTGGAAGTGCCGTACGGCGAACGGCACTTCACGGTCGCCTACTGA
- a CDS encoding EamA family transporter, with amino-acid sequence MTSRPMRGAAGNLPRTALTAFAPAVWGTTYIVTTEFLPAGHPLFAGLLRALPAGLIALVLTRTLPRGAWWGKAAVLGVLNIGLFLPLLFIAAERLPGGVAATLGAAQPLVVAVLAVAVLGRPLSARPLVWGVTGVAGVGLVVIGPAASLDAAGVAAGLAGAITMGLGVTLTKRWGRPEGVGPLAFTGWQLTAGGLFLAPVTFLAEGAPPAIDGRAALGYLWLGLIGGLLTYALWFQGIAKLPVTSVAVLGLLSPLVAAGLGVLVLGQTLGPVQLLGFALALASIVGGQLPGRSARTPTATTSAPAPVHEPAPAHEPEPAPAHEPAPAHQPAPAPASAPERTHP; translated from the coding sequence ATGACAAGCCGACCCATGCGAGGAGCCGCCGGGAACCTGCCCCGGACCGCCCTGACCGCGTTCGCACCGGCGGTGTGGGGCACGACCTACATCGTCACCACGGAGTTCCTGCCGGCCGGGCACCCGCTGTTCGCCGGTCTGCTGCGCGCCCTGCCCGCCGGGCTGATCGCCCTCGTCCTGACCCGCACGCTGCCGCGCGGCGCCTGGTGGGGGAAGGCGGCGGTGCTGGGGGTCCTCAACATCGGGCTCTTCCTGCCGCTGCTGTTCATCGCGGCGGAGCGGCTGCCGGGCGGGGTCGCCGCGACCCTGGGCGCCGCGCAGCCCCTCGTCGTCGCCGTTCTCGCGGTGGCCGTACTGGGCCGGCCGCTGTCCGCCCGGCCCCTGGTGTGGGGCGTCACGGGGGTGGCCGGCGTCGGCCTGGTCGTCATCGGGCCCGCCGCGTCGCTGGACGCGGCCGGGGTGGCGGCGGGGCTCGCCGGAGCGATAACGATGGGGCTCGGCGTGACGCTCACCAAGCGGTGGGGGCGGCCCGAAGGCGTGGGTCCGCTCGCCTTCACGGGCTGGCAGCTCACCGCAGGGGGCCTCTTCCTCGCCCCGGTCACCTTCCTCGCCGAGGGCGCGCCGCCCGCGATCGACGGCCGGGCCGCGCTCGGCTACCTCTGGCTGGGCCTGATCGGCGGGCTGCTCACGTACGCCCTGTGGTTCCAGGGCATCGCCAAGCTGCCGGTCACCTCGGTCGCCGTCCTCGGTCTGCTCTCCCCGCTGGTCGCGGCCGGACTGGGCGTGCTCGTCCTCGGCCAGACGCTCGGCCCGGTCCAGCTGCTGGGCTTCGCGCTCGCCCTGGCCTCCATCGTCGGGGGCCAGTTGCCGGGCCGCTCGGCGCGTACCCCAACGGCCACCACGTCCGCCCCCGCACCGGTGCACGAACCCGCACCGGCACACGAACCCGAACCCGCACCGGCACACGAACCCGCACCGGCACACCAACCCGCACCCGCACCCGCATCCGCACCCGAAAGGACCCACCCATGA
- a CDS encoding LysR family transcriptional regulator, which translates to MELQQLRYVIAVAETNSFTRAAERCLVVQSALSHQIARLERELGGRLFERTTRRVRLTPAGEAFLPAARQCVEAAERAAAEVAAAVGEVRGRLAVGLIPTVTAVDIPAALRDFRRRHPQVRVSLRVGASDELAEQVREGTLDVAFLGLPATARPSGVGRHELSRERLVAVVAPDHALAGAPSVDLRRLSREVFADFPAGTAGRAQTDQAFTAAGLTRDVAFEVTTADYIASLVGPGLAVAMLPPAYAARLPGVVAVEVSDAPVRVQHVIWSRSGRTPAATAFLTVLGAPVPKADGR; encoded by the coding sequence ATGGAACTCCAGCAGCTGCGTTACGTGATCGCCGTGGCCGAAACCAATAGCTTCACGCGGGCCGCCGAGCGGTGCCTGGTGGTGCAGTCGGCGCTCAGTCACCAGATCGCCCGGCTGGAGCGGGAACTGGGCGGTCGTCTCTTCGAGCGGACCACCCGCCGGGTGCGGCTGACCCCGGCGGGCGAGGCGTTCCTGCCGGCCGCCCGGCAGTGCGTGGAGGCCGCAGAACGCGCCGCCGCCGAGGTCGCGGCGGCCGTGGGCGAGGTGCGCGGCCGGCTGGCGGTCGGCCTGATTCCGACGGTGACCGCCGTCGACATCCCGGCCGCGCTGCGGGACTTCCGCCGCCGCCATCCCCAGGTGCGGGTCAGTCTGCGCGTCGGGGCCAGCGACGAGCTGGCCGAGCAGGTGCGCGAGGGCACGCTCGACGTGGCGTTCCTCGGGCTGCCGGCCACGGCCCGCCCCAGCGGCGTCGGCCGCCACGAGCTGTCCCGGGAACGGCTCGTCGCCGTGGTCGCCCCGGACCACGCGCTGGCCGGGGCGCCCTCCGTCGACCTGCGCCGGCTGTCCCGCGAGGTCTTCGCGGACTTCCCGGCCGGTACGGCGGGCCGCGCGCAGACGGACCAGGCGTTCACGGCGGCGGGCCTGACCCGTGACGTCGCGTTCGAGGTCACCACCGCCGACTACATCGCCAGCCTCGTCGGCCCCGGCCTGGCGGTGGCGATGCTGCCGCCCGCGTACGCGGCGCGACTCCCCGGCGTGGTGGCGGTCGAGGTGTCCGACGCGCCGGTGCGCGTCCAGCACGTCATCTGGAGCCGGTCGGGCCGGACGCCCGCCGCGACGGCGTTCCTGACGGTGCTGGGCGCGCCCGTACCGAAGGCGGACGGACGGTAG
- a CDS encoding penicillin-binding transpeptidase domain-containing protein: MRSGAKVGIVGGVFALVLGGVGYGAYNILDGLGGNGGGDGTSTAADSTEVRTGPVTEKEIAETSKKFLAAWAKGDAATAAALTNNKGDAEPALAGFSEKAHVTEAVITPGPATGSTVPYTVKATVSYEGASKPLSYASKLTVVRGLTTGRALVDWEPSVIHPELDKGESLQTGESSTASIEAVDRNGQVLTVEKYPSLGGILGELRKKYGEKAGGTTGIETWISGANADGVNQTLLTLVKGKPGRVQTTLDAKIQAAAERGVKKYEKASVAAVEPSTGAIRAIANNPSTGFEPARSGAVAPGSTMKIITAAMIIQNGLGSANSAVQCPPDVQWEGVTFHNLDNFSIPNATLKRAFAKSCNTTFIKPVAPLKDKRDTALKLEAERYFGIGLNWQTGIVTVDGKVPESSGAETAASYIGQGKIQMNPLNMASVTATAVNGRFLQPFIVPRSLDNRTFATATPLPPGVSAQLKEMLRYTATSPEGTATQAMANVGGDKGAKTGSAEIDGHATSDSWFTGFSNDLAAAALVRSGGHGGDAAGPVVAEVLRAGP, translated from the coding sequence ATGCGCAGTGGAGCGAAGGTAGGCATAGTCGGCGGGGTGTTCGCGCTCGTCCTGGGCGGGGTGGGTTACGGGGCGTACAACATCCTGGACGGCCTCGGGGGCAACGGCGGCGGGGACGGTACGAGCACCGCCGCCGACTCCACCGAGGTGCGGACGGGTCCGGTGACCGAGAAGGAGATCGCCGAGACCTCGAAGAAGTTCCTGGCCGCCTGGGCGAAGGGCGACGCCGCGACGGCGGCGGCCCTCACCAACAACAAGGGCGACGCCGAGCCCGCGCTGGCCGGGTTCAGCGAGAAGGCCCATGTCACCGAGGCCGTGATCACGCCCGGCCCGGCGACCGGTTCGACGGTCCCGTACACGGTGAAGGCGACCGTCTCGTACGAGGGCGCCTCCAAGCCGTTGTCGTACGCCTCGAAACTGACCGTCGTACGCGGGCTGACGACCGGGCGCGCGCTGGTGGACTGGGAGCCGTCCGTCATCCACCCGGAGCTGGACAAGGGCGAGTCGCTGCAGACGGGCGAGTCGTCCACCGCGTCGATCGAGGCGGTGGACCGCAACGGCCAGGTGCTCACCGTGGAGAAGTACCCGTCGCTGGGCGGCATCCTGGGCGAGCTGCGCAAGAAGTACGGCGAGAAGGCCGGCGGCACGACGGGCATCGAGACCTGGATCAGCGGCGCGAACGCGGACGGCGTGAACCAGACGCTGCTCACCCTGGTGAAGGGCAAGCCGGGCCGGGTGCAGACGACGCTCGACGCGAAGATCCAGGCGGCGGCCGAGCGGGGCGTGAAGAAGTACGAGAAGGCGTCGGTGGCCGCCGTCGAGCCCTCCACGGGCGCGATCCGGGCCATCGCGAACAATCCCTCGACCGGCTTCGAGCCGGCCCGCAGCGGTGCGGTGGCCCCCGGCTCGACGATGAAGATCATCACCGCCGCGATGATCATCCAGAACGGCCTCGGCAGTGCGAACAGCGCCGTGCAGTGCCCGCCGGACGTGCAGTGGGAGGGCGTCACCTTCCACAACCTGGACAACTTCTCGATCCCGAACGCGACGCTGAAGCGGGCCTTCGCCAAGTCCTGCAACACCACCTTCATCAAGCCGGTGGCGCCCCTGAAGGACAAGCGCGACACCGCGCTGAAGCTGGAGGCCGAGCGGTACTTCGGGATCGGGCTCAACTGGCAGACGGGCATCGTCACGGTCGACGGCAAGGTCCCGGAGTCCTCCGGCGCCGAGACCGCCGCCTCGTACATCGGTCAGGGCAAGATCCAGATGAACCCGCTCAACATGGCGTCGGTCACCGCCACCGCGGTCAACGGCCGCTTCCTGCAGCCGTTCATCGTCCCGCGGTCCCTGGACAACCGGACCTTCGCCACCGCGACCCCGCTGCCGCCCGGCGTCTCCGCCCAGCTCAAGGAGATGCTCCGCTACACCGCGACCAGCCCCGAGGGCACCGCGACCCAGGCCATGGCCAACGTGGGCGGCGACAAGGGCGCCAAGACCGGCTCGGCGGAGATCGACGGCCACGCCACGTCCGACAGCTGGTTCACCGGCTTCAGCAACGACCTGGCGGCCGCCGCACTGGTCCGGTCCGGCGGCCACGGCGGCGACGCGGCGGGCCCGGTCGTCGCGGAGGTCCTGCGCGCGGGCCCGTGA